In Pelosinus sp. IPA-1, a single window of DNA contains:
- the dcuC gene encoding C4-dicarboxylate transporter DcuC — MLGIVLAIIVTSMVVYMILKQYKTQAVLVFGGLILMSCAVIFGLGTILPVKDSTGLVWFDLFEFIKKTLSGRAAGLGLSIMAVGGFARYMDHIGASKALVKIAIKPLQKLHAPYVMLAACYLVGQVLGLFINSASGLGMLLMVTMFPVLVRLGVSRLAATAVIGTTLCLDWSPGDPGSVLSANTAGMDIATYWTQYQIPVALTVMVVVAVLHYFVQQWFDKKQGHVVEKAELMNDQDDKDLPPGIFALLPIVPLVLILAFSDIGFKTIKMDIVNAMFISLFVSMIFEFIRRRDIKKVFSDLQVFFDGMGIQFAAVVTLVVAGETFAQGLKSVGAIETIISSAQTAGFGGAGMIIVMVSIIAVSSVVMGSGNAPFFAFVALTPVVAAKMGIAPVLMLLPMHFAASIARSMSPITAVIVVVSGIANVSPIDVVKRTSIPMIGALIVNVAATFIYFYR, encoded by the coding sequence ATGTTAGGTATAGTTTTAGCAATTATAGTTACATCAATGGTTGTCTACATGATCTTGAAACAGTACAAGACGCAAGCTGTTTTGGTTTTTGGCGGTCTTATTCTTATGTCGTGTGCTGTTATTTTTGGTTTGGGAACGATTTTACCTGTGAAGGATAGTACAGGGTTAGTATGGTTTGATTTATTTGAATTTATTAAAAAGACTTTAAGCGGCAGGGCTGCTGGTCTTGGTCTTAGTATCATGGCAGTGGGTGGTTTTGCTCGCTATATGGATCATATTGGCGCGAGTAAAGCGTTAGTTAAAATTGCCATAAAACCATTGCAGAAACTTCATGCTCCTTATGTTATGTTGGCTGCTTGCTATTTAGTTGGTCAAGTATTAGGTTTGTTTATTAATAGTGCTTCTGGTTTAGGGATGTTACTTATGGTAACCATGTTTCCTGTATTAGTACGTCTTGGTGTGAGCCGATTAGCAGCAACTGCTGTTATTGGTACTACCTTGTGCTTAGATTGGAGCCCAGGAGATCCTGGTAGCGTACTTTCAGCAAACACGGCTGGTATGGATATTGCTACTTACTGGACCCAATATCAAATTCCTGTTGCGTTGACAGTTATGGTAGTCGTTGCCGTTTTACATTATTTTGTACAACAATGGTTCGATAAAAAGCAAGGCCACGTTGTGGAAAAAGCGGAATTAATGAATGATCAAGATGATAAAGACCTTCCGCCAGGAATTTTTGCTTTATTACCGATTGTACCTTTAGTGCTTATTTTAGCTTTCAGTGATATTGGTTTTAAGACTATCAAGATGGACATTGTAAATGCTATGTTTATCAGTTTGTTTGTATCTATGATTTTTGAGTTTATTCGTAGGCGAGATATTAAAAAAGTATTTAGTGATTTGCAAGTATTTTTTGATGGTATGGGTATTCAATTTGCGGCAGTAGTTACTCTCGTAGTAGCTGGGGAAACCTTTGCCCAAGGTTTAAAATCAGTTGGTGCTATTGAAACGATTATTAGCTCAGCACAAACGGCGGGCTTTGGTGGTGCTGGTATGATTATTGTAATGGTATCTATTATTGCAGTATCTTCCGTGGTAATGGGCTCAGGTAATGCACCTTTCTTTGCTTTTGTAGCTTTAACTCCTGTGGTAGCGGCTAAGATGGGCATTGCTCCTGTGTTAATGCTATTACCAATGCATTTTGCTGCCAGTATCGCTCGTAGTATGTCACCGATAACTGCTGTTATTGTAGTTGTTTCGGGTATCGCGAACGTTTCACCAATTGATGTGGTAAAACGTACGTCCATTCCCATGATTGGTGCGCTTATTGTTAACGTAGCGGCTACCTTCATTTACTTCTACAGATAG
- the speE gene encoding polyamine aminopropyltransferase gives MNLWFTESQTKNLGLQARIKETLFMGKSDFQDVAVVDTHQFGRMLVLDGVFQTTIADEFIYHEMIAHVPLFTHPNPKKVLVIGGGDGGTIREVVRHDAVEKAEMVEIDGMVVEVCKKFLPEISQALINHDPKLELKIGDGIGHMKDAENKYDVIIVDCSDPIGPGKGLFTPEFYQNVYKALKEDGLFVQQTESPFYHQELITYLHKEIGQLFPITKTYLANIPTYPSGLHCFTMGSKKYDPTAANIGNIQPLKTRYYNKDIHKSSFVLPNFVQELLK, from the coding sequence ATGAACTTATGGTTTACTGAATCACAAACTAAGAATCTAGGCTTGCAAGCCCGAATAAAAGAAACTCTGTTTATGGGAAAATCTGATTTTCAAGATGTGGCTGTTGTTGATACCCATCAATTTGGCCGTATGTTGGTGCTGGATGGTGTGTTTCAAACTACAATTGCTGATGAATTTATCTACCACGAGATGATTGCCCACGTGCCCCTATTCACCCATCCAAATCCGAAGAAGGTATTAGTTATTGGTGGCGGTGATGGTGGTACGATTCGAGAAGTTGTCAGACATGATGCAGTAGAGAAGGCTGAAATGGTTGAAATTGATGGCATGGTAGTAGAAGTTTGCAAAAAATTCCTACCGGAAATTAGCCAGGCTTTGATCAATCATGATCCTAAGCTTGAGCTTAAAATTGGTGATGGGATTGGGCATATGAAAGATGCTGAAAATAAGTATGATGTTATTATTGTGGATTGTTCTGACCCAATCGGTCCTGGTAAAGGTTTATTCACCCCTGAATTTTACCAGAATGTATATAAGGCATTGAAAGAGGACGGTTTATTTGTACAACAGACAGAATCCCCCTTTTATCATCAAGAACTTATTACTTATTTACATAAGGAAATTGGTCAATTATTCCCTATTACAAAAACATATTTAGCGAACATTCCTACGTATCCAAGTGGATTACATTGCTTTACTATGGGGTCGAAAAAGTATGATCCTACTGCTGCAAATATAGGAAATATTCAACCCCTAAAAACTCGTTATTACAATAAAGACATTCATAAGAGTTCATTTGTATTGCCTAATTTTGTGCAAGAATTATTAAAATAG
- a CDS encoding aminopeptidase, translating into MDPRIQQLAKNLINYSTHLQKGENILIEIFDDALPLGKALIEEAYKVGANPFLSLKNNKLQRSLLLHSTIPQLEQIAKWETERMEQMDAYIGIRANENSSEFADIPSEQLQLYQQYWLKPVHTDLRVPKTKWCVLRYPNNSMAQLANMSSEGFEEFYFNVCNLDYSKMDDAMTPLVDLMQKTDKVHIIGPGTDLSFSIKDIPAIKCCGLRNIPDGEVYTAPVKNSINGHLTYNTPAVYQGVTYENIHLEFADGKIIKASANHTEKINKIFDTDEGARFIGEFALGVNPHISIPMKDTLFDEKIKGSFHFTPGNAYKGAFNGNKSAIHWDLVCIQNPEHGGGEIWFDDVLIRKDGIFVIPELKGLNPENLL; encoded by the coding sequence TTGGATCCAAGAATACAGCAACTGGCAAAAAATCTTATTAACTATTCAACTCATCTACAAAAAGGTGAAAATATTCTAATTGAAATTTTTGATGATGCCCTACCTCTTGGAAAAGCACTCATTGAAGAAGCTTATAAAGTGGGCGCTAACCCCTTTCTTTCTTTAAAAAATAATAAACTCCAGCGCAGTCTTTTACTCCATTCTACAATTCCTCAATTAGAACAAATTGCAAAGTGGGAAACTGAGCGTATGGAACAAATGGATGCTTATATCGGCATTCGAGCTAATGAAAATAGTAGTGAATTCGCTGATATTCCCTCCGAACAATTGCAGCTTTATCAGCAATATTGGCTAAAACCAGTACATACTGACCTGCGTGTTCCTAAGACCAAATGGTGTGTACTGCGCTATCCAAACAATTCTATGGCTCAACTGGCAAACATGAGCAGCGAGGGTTTTGAAGAGTTTTATTTTAATGTTTGCAACCTAGATTATTCGAAAATGGACGATGCTATGACTCCTCTAGTCGATTTAATGCAAAAAACTGATAAGGTCCATATTATTGGTCCTGGTACAGACCTCTCTTTTTCGATTAAAGACATACCCGCTATAAAATGCTGCGGCCTGCGCAATATACCCGATGGAGAAGTATATACTGCTCCGGTCAAGAATTCTATCAATGGTCACTTAACCTATAATACACCTGCTGTTTACCAAGGTGTGACTTATGAAAACATTCACCTTGAGTTTGCAGATGGAAAAATTATTAAAGCTTCGGCAAATCATACGGAAAAAATCAATAAAATATTTGATACAGATGAGGGTGCCCGTTTTATCGGTGAATTCGCTCTGGGTGTCAACCCCCATATTAGCATCCCGATGAAAGATACCTTATTCGATGAAAAGATTAAAGGTAGTTTTCACTTTACTCCGGGCAATGCCTATAAAGGCGCTTTTAATGGTAATAAATCGGCAATCCATTGGGATTTAGTATGTATTCAAAACCCAGAACATGGTGGCGGAGAGATTTGGTTTGATGATGTTCTTATCCGCAAAGATGGAATTTTTGTTATACCCGAATTAAAGGGGCTCAACCCAGAAAACTTACTATAG
- a CDS encoding PAS domain-containing sensor histidine kinase, which produces MAGLHKTSRWMRLFMVLFILLLLSTVTFYCAKSQYQVVVAKQRETLGMVSKHLELNLNAQLLALQFLAADPEIRSLNPEKVHNELIDSREIVNFSNIRVFDRQGRILSQVRETCPNPNYDMEKFNTVLSGKRIITDVIHCTSYQPYINLSVPVYNEKGYVQGVISSEILLTEIGGFIGDHGLSSNQTIFIKDGNNGKVYASGLLSELMPPNEEFDQISDSEKAEPVYNQDKIYLYMPVDNTKWRVVLVTPISEIYRTVFKESLPELIILCLMTLCAGLLYRNFLHKKLFEENIRRFRMERLMSVNQLAASLAHEIRNPLTSIKGFIQLMNRESERVPNQEHIKIILTEIDRIDKLTNEFQQLTRPLKTPQFVKVNIEQMIHDVVLLMENQAVIKNITLAFFNKMNLLSHKYIGIMEGTLVNRSSFILGDEAQLKQVLINLVKNAIDAVGINGEVKILLSRKEDFIVMEVKDNGIGMSKEILKKIGTPFYTTKEGGNGLGLSVCYNIIEGHGGSIKVQSEFGQGTIFSIKLPCAE; this is translated from the coding sequence TTGGCAGGATTACATAAAACAAGTCGCTGGATGCGCTTATTTATGGTTTTATTTATTTTACTTTTGTTAAGTACCGTAACCTTTTATTGTGCAAAAAGCCAATATCAAGTAGTTGTTGCGAAGCAGCGTGAAACTCTTGGTATGGTGAGTAAGCATTTAGAATTAAATTTAAATGCACAGTTATTGGCATTACAATTTTTGGCTGCAGATCCTGAAATAAGAAGTCTTAATCCTGAAAAGGTGCATAATGAGTTAATCGATTCTCGGGAGATAGTTAATTTTTCTAATATTAGAGTATTCGATAGGCAAGGTAGGATCTTATCGCAAGTACGTGAGACTTGTCCAAATCCGAACTATGACATGGAGAAATTTAATACTGTATTATCAGGTAAAAGGATAATTACCGATGTAATTCATTGCACATCTTATCAACCCTATATTAATTTAAGTGTACCTGTGTATAATGAAAAGGGATATGTTCAAGGGGTAATATCAAGTGAAATATTACTGACCGAAATAGGCGGCTTTATCGGGGATCATGGATTATCTTCTAATCAGACTATATTTATAAAAGATGGTAATAATGGAAAAGTTTATGCTTCAGGGCTTTTAAGTGAATTAATGCCTCCTAATGAGGAATTTGATCAAATTTCTGACAGTGAAAAAGCTGAGCCTGTCTATAATCAAGATAAAATATATTTATATATGCCCGTTGATAACACTAAGTGGCGGGTTGTTTTGGTTACGCCTATTAGTGAAATATATAGAACCGTATTTAAAGAGTCTCTTCCAGAACTAATAATTTTATGTTTAATGACGCTATGTGCAGGTTTATTGTATAGAAATTTTCTACATAAGAAGCTTTTTGAAGAAAATATACGCAGGTTTCGTATGGAGCGTTTAATGAGTGTCAATCAATTGGCGGCAAGTTTGGCTCATGAAATTCGTAACCCTCTAACATCTATTAAAGGTTTTATTCAGTTAATGAACCGTGAGAGTGAAAGAGTACCAAACCAAGAACATATAAAAATCATATTAACTGAGATTGATCGGATAGATAAACTGACTAATGAGTTTCAGCAATTGACTCGTCCATTAAAAACGCCTCAATTTGTAAAAGTCAACATTGAGCAAATGATTCATGATGTTGTATTATTGATGGAGAATCAGGCTGTAATAAAAAACATAACATTAGCCTTTTTTAATAAGATGAACCTATTATCACATAAATACATCGGTATCATGGAAGGAACGTTAGTGAATCGATCGTCTTTTATTTTGGGTGATGAGGCTCAATTAAAACAGGTACTGATTAACTTGGTGAAAAATGCAATTGATGCAGTAGGGATAAATGGAGAAGTTAAGATTCTATTATCACGTAAAGAGGACTTTATCGTGATGGAGGTAAAAGATAATGGGATAGGTATGTCTAAGGAGATATTAAAAAAAATTGGCACGCCTTTTTATACAACAAAGGAAGGTGGCAATGGATTAGGTCTATCTGTATGCTATAATATTATTGAAGGCCATGGTGGCTCAATTAAAGTGCAGAGTGAATTTGGTCAGGGCACAATATTCTCGATAAAACTACCTTGTGCTGAATAG
- a CDS encoding transcription repressor NadR, producing MDAKERRRLLLERLTAAKEPLTGTWLAKELGVSRQIIVGDFAILRAAGNVIYATPQGYLLPQVESTKSLRATLACKHKQDKVDEELSIIVDNGGKVIDVIVEHSLYGELKANLMIGSRREIGEFLHKLKSSKAEQLANITGGVHLHTVEVPSEEVLSKIKEELKNKGILMSS from the coding sequence GTGGATGCAAAAGAACGACGAAGACTGCTGTTAGAGCGCCTAACAGCGGCAAAGGAGCCACTAACTGGCACATGGTTGGCGAAAGAGCTAGGGGTCAGTCGTCAGATTATTGTTGGCGACTTTGCTATTTTACGCGCAGCAGGAAATGTAATTTATGCAACGCCGCAAGGCTATTTATTGCCCCAAGTGGAAAGTACCAAGAGCCTTAGGGCTACCTTGGCCTGTAAGCATAAGCAGGACAAGGTAGATGAGGAGCTATCGATTATTGTTGACAATGGTGGCAAAGTTATTGATGTTATTGTTGAGCATTCCCTTTATGGAGAGCTAAAAGCCAACTTAATGATAGGATCACGTAGAGAAATCGGAGAATTTTTGCACAAACTAAAAAGTTCTAAGGCGGAACAGCTAGCAAATATCACAGGTGGTGTGCATTTGCATACTGTTGAAGTGCCTAGTGAAGAAGTGTTGTCTAAGATAAAAGAGGAATTAAAGAATAAGGGAATTCTAATGTCTTCATAA
- the ldhH gene encoding L-lactate dehydrogenase (quinone) large subunit LdhH, whose product MTSTNRNLRQEINEKLMDETLRGSLNRFAEAYPIARAKAYENVDDLDALRNSVRDMKIDTVERLEEIADQFEEQVTLRGGKVFRAKDGDALKQYLFDLCKQKGVKRIAKSKSMATEEIHLNHFLEEEGLHVKETDLGEWIISIAGHKPSHMVMPAIHLDRNQVAKYFSQELNKDIEPDIAYMVQEARAALREEFLLADMGITGANFGIAENGATGLVTNEGNARLVATLPPIQVVIIGYEKLIPTIKDAVPILRTLPRNATGQLMTSYMSMISGAAPALVKKDGQWVEQEKELHVILFDNGRLKAAKDEKLKQIYQCVRCASCLNVCPVYTLVGGHVYGHIYAGGIGAILTALLNSMDDFKQINEMCIGCRRCTEICPGKIDIPGLIEYLRAKSVKEDGLPFGVKAVFENVLANRKVFHSLLRLASIGQKPFTTGRVIRHLPLFFAGLAENRSLPAVADTPFRDRVKKVTKQINQPKKRVAFFSGCNIDFIFPETGESVYKVLQDLNMEVVFPEDQSCCGKPVLGMGDHETAKKIAKQNIIAFEEAKADYIMFACPTCAETWHVTYVELFKDDPEWSKRIEKLAHNVREFTSFVAGEYEKSGRLIKSQGGQKVTYHDSCHMKRGLNVHTEPRKLLESAPGYDFVEMKDCDKCCGMAGAFGVKYTELSMPILKKKIDNIRDSGAEIIAVACPACMMQIQGGLDKQAPNIKIKHVAEIIAEQIKE is encoded by the coding sequence ATGACAAGCACTAACCGTAACCTAAGACAAGAAATTAATGAGAAATTAATGGATGAAACCTTACGTGGTTCTTTAAACCGATTCGCAGAAGCCTATCCTATCGCTCGGGCCAAAGCTTATGAAAATGTAGATGATTTGGATGCATTACGTAATTCTGTACGAGATATGAAAATAGATACAGTGGAAAGATTGGAAGAAATTGCGGACCAATTTGAAGAACAAGTTACTTTACGCGGTGGTAAAGTCTTCCGTGCCAAAGATGGTGACGCTTTAAAACAGTATCTTTTTGACCTCTGTAAACAAAAAGGTGTTAAACGCATTGCAAAATCAAAATCCATGGCAACGGAAGAAATTCATTTGAATCACTTTCTGGAAGAAGAGGGATTACATGTAAAAGAAACCGACTTGGGTGAATGGATCATTTCCATTGCAGGTCATAAACCTTCCCATATGGTTATGCCCGCTATCCACCTAGATCGTAATCAAGTTGCAAAATATTTCTCTCAGGAACTAAACAAAGATATAGAGCCTGATATTGCTTACATGGTACAAGAAGCCAGAGCTGCCTTGCGCGAAGAATTTCTACTAGCTGATATGGGTATTACAGGCGCTAATTTTGGCATTGCAGAAAATGGTGCTACTGGACTTGTAACGAATGAAGGAAATGCTCGTCTAGTCGCCACGTTGCCACCGATTCAAGTGGTCATTATCGGCTACGAAAAACTCATTCCTACAATTAAAGATGCTGTACCTATTTTGAGAACCTTACCAAGAAATGCGACAGGTCAACTTATGACCAGCTATATGAGTATGATTTCTGGTGCAGCACCTGCTTTAGTAAAAAAAGATGGTCAATGGGTAGAACAAGAAAAAGAACTTCATGTTATTCTCTTTGACAATGGTCGTCTTAAAGCTGCCAAAGATGAAAAGTTAAAGCAGATTTACCAATGTGTTCGCTGTGCATCCTGTCTGAATGTCTGCCCCGTTTACACCTTGGTTGGCGGACATGTTTATGGTCATATTTACGCTGGTGGTATCGGCGCAATTCTAACAGCGTTACTAAACAGCATGGATGATTTTAAACAAATCAATGAAATGTGTATTGGCTGTCGCCGTTGTACCGAAATTTGCCCTGGAAAAATTGATATTCCTGGACTAATTGAATACCTAAGAGCCAAATCGGTAAAAGAAGATGGCCTTCCTTTTGGCGTAAAAGCAGTATTTGAAAATGTTCTTGCAAATCGGAAAGTATTCCACTCTTTATTACGCTTGGCTTCTATTGGGCAAAAACCATTTACAACAGGACGTGTCATCAGACACTTACCATTGTTTTTTGCTGGCTTAGCCGAAAATCGCAGTTTACCAGCTGTAGCCGATACACCTTTCCGCGATCGAGTTAAAAAAGTTACAAAACAAATCAACCAACCTAAAAAACGTGTTGCTTTTTTCAGTGGCTGTAATATTGACTTTATTTTCCCTGAAACAGGTGAATCTGTTTATAAAGTGCTACAAGATCTGAATATGGAAGTTGTTTTCCCTGAAGATCAAAGCTGCTGTGGTAAACCTGTATTAGGTATGGGTGACCACGAAACGGCCAAAAAGATTGCAAAACAAAATATTATAGCCTTTGAAGAAGCCAAAGCAGATTATATTATGTTTGCCTGCCCTACTTGTGCTGAAACTTGGCATGTTACTTATGTAGAATTGTTTAAAGATGATCCTGAGTGGAGCAAAAGAATTGAAAAATTGGCTCACAATGTTAGAGAATTTACTAGCTTCGTTGCTGGAGAATATGAGAAATCGGGTCGCTTGATAAAATCCCAAGGCGGACAGAAAGTAACATATCACGATTCCTGTCACATGAAACGTGGTCTTAATGTTCACACCGAACCTAGAAAACTTCTAGAATCAGCCCCTGGCTATGATTTCGTGGAAATGAAGGATTGTGATAAATGCTGCGGTATGGCCGGTGCTTTCGGTGTTAAATACACAGAACTTTCCATGCCTATCTTAAAGAAAAAAATCGATAATATCCGGGATAGTGGTGCTGAGATAATCGCTGTAGCTTGCCCAGCCTGCATGATGCAAATCCAAGGTGGTCTAGATAAACAAGCCCCTAATATTAAGATTAAACATGTTGCAGAAATTATCGCGGAACAAATTAAAGAATAA
- a CDS encoding lactate utilization protein, with translation MKKVSNNWKQSFPADRFGTQFFEEFSTRAQNVAAKVYRVKTGAEAQSVIVDIIKSSEAKKVVATSEVISPSAGLHNTLKGMNVELYTEQGDIRTHADTSDVGIACVEFGIAETGSVCEDSFSIEQRLVTTLPPISIVVMHSGNVVPDIATAFEVISKVFNRGYISFITGPSRTSDIERVLTIGVHGPSQFVIIAIDEDTREV, from the coding sequence ATGAAAAAAGTAAGTAATAACTGGAAACAATCCTTCCCAGCCGATCGTTTTGGTACTCAATTTTTTGAAGAATTCTCAACACGTGCACAAAATGTTGCAGCAAAAGTATATCGCGTAAAAACAGGAGCAGAGGCCCAATCGGTTATTGTTGATATTATTAAATCGAGTGAGGCAAAAAAAGTTGTCGCTACCAGTGAGGTGATTTCCCCATCTGCAGGACTACATAATACCTTAAAAGGAATGAATGTTGAACTCTATACAGAGCAAGGAGATATTAGAACCCACGCAGACACATCGGATGTGGGGATTGCCTGTGTCGAATTTGGCATTGCAGAAACAGGTAGCGTCTGCGAAGACAGCTTCTCCATTGAACAACGTCTTGTCACAACTCTTCCCCCTATCTCCATTGTTGTCATGCACAGTGGCAATGTTGTACCTGACATAGCAACAGCCTTTGAAGTGATTTCTAAAGTATTTAACCGCGGCTATATTAGCTTCATTACTGGACCGAGCCGTACATCTGACATCGAAAGAGTTCTGACCATCGGCGTACATGGTCCAAGCCAATTCGTCATTATTGCTATTGATGAAGATACGAGGGAGGTATAA
- a CDS encoding lactate permease LctP family transporter: protein MAWTQVYDPMNNLALSSLFAAIPIIVIFYLLAIRRTPGQIAGAVAVTSAVLVAIFVYKMPAALALTATGMGALYGIFPIFWIVLTAIFIYNMTVETGQFEIVKDSIATITDDRRLQALLIAFGFGAFLEGAAGFGTPVAISAGMLVGLGFNPLYAAGLCLIANTAPVAFGGIGIPIIVAGQVTGIDTMKISAMVGRQLPFLSVIIPIWLVVLMSGWKAMKEVLPACLVAGISFAGVQWFSSNYVGPELPDILSSLACIISLTIFLKYWKPATIWRFKNEPAPTLVANREALTFGKVFKAWSPFIILTVMVILWGLKPVVAALDAVTIKWLVPGLDKVVMQVAPIAKQPTALAALYKINWLSAAGTSLFIASMITAVVLGVSPARFISILTKTISQLLKPLITIPCVLGLAYIMNYSGMSSTLGLFLAGTGSFFPFFSPFLGWLGVFLTGSDTSANALFGNLQAVTGTQVGVDPILTVAANSSGGVCGKMISPQSIAVATAATGLVGKEGDLFSFTVKHSLVLAIIVGIMTYAQAYWLQWMIP from the coding sequence ATGGCATGGACTCAAGTTTATGATCCTATGAACAATTTGGCGTTATCATCCCTTTTCGCAGCAATTCCAATTATCGTAATTTTCTATCTTCTGGCTATTCGTCGTACTCCAGGTCAAATTGCTGGTGCAGTTGCCGTAACGTCTGCAGTGCTTGTAGCAATTTTCGTATATAAAATGCCTGCAGCCCTTGCTCTTACAGCGACAGGTATGGGCGCTTTATATGGAATATTCCCTATTTTCTGGATCGTTCTTACTGCTATTTTCATTTATAATATGACAGTAGAGACTGGACAATTTGAGATTGTAAAAGATTCTATCGCTACAATTACAGATGACCGTCGTTTGCAAGCTCTATTAATTGCATTTGGGTTTGGTGCCTTTTTGGAAGGCGCAGCAGGTTTTGGTACTCCTGTTGCAATCTCCGCTGGTATGCTTGTAGGCCTTGGTTTTAATCCTCTCTATGCAGCTGGATTATGCTTAATTGCCAATACTGCTCCAGTAGCGTTTGGTGGTATCGGTATTCCTATTATTGTAGCAGGTCAGGTTACTGGTATTGATACAATGAAAATCAGTGCTATGGTTGGTAGACAGTTACCATTCCTTTCCGTAATTATTCCTATCTGGTTGGTCGTTCTTATGTCAGGTTGGAAAGCGATGAAAGAAGTATTACCAGCTTGTTTGGTAGCAGGTATCTCTTTCGCTGGCGTACAATGGTTCTCCTCAAACTATGTAGGACCAGAACTTCCTGATATTTTATCCTCTTTAGCTTGTATCATTTCATTAACTATTTTCTTAAAATACTGGAAACCAGCAACAATTTGGCGGTTTAAAAATGAACCAGCACCTACTCTTGTTGCTAACAGAGAAGCATTAACGTTTGGTAAAGTATTCAAAGCATGGTCACCGTTCATTATTTTGACTGTCATGGTTATTTTATGGGGCTTAAAACCTGTAGTAGCTGCTTTAGATGCTGTAACAATCAAATGGCTGGTACCAGGTTTGGACAAGGTAGTTATGCAAGTTGCACCGATCGCTAAACAACCAACAGCATTGGCTGCGCTTTACAAAATCAACTGGTTAAGTGCTGCAGGTACTTCCTTATTTATTGCTAGCATGATTACAGCAGTGGTACTAGGAGTTAGCCCAGCAAGATTTATTTCTATTTTAACAAAGACAATATCTCAATTATTAAAACCTTTGATCACAATTCCTTGTGTACTTGGTTTAGCTTATATTATGAATTACTCAGGAATGAGTTCCACTCTTGGTCTATTCCTTGCTGGAACTGGTTCTTTCTTCCCCTTCTTCTCTCCTTTCTTAGGATGGTTAGGCGTTTTCTTAACAGGTTCCGATACTTCTGCAAATGCATTATTTGGCAACTTGCAAGCTGTAACAGGAACACAGGTTGGTGTTGATCCAATCTTAACAGTAGCAGCAAACTCCTCAGGCGGTGTTTGTGGTAAGATGATTTCTCCACAAAGTATCGCAGTAGCTACAGCAGCTACTGGGCTTGTTGGTAAAGAAGGAGATTTGTTTAGCTTTACCGTAAAACATTCTCTTGTATTGGCTATTATCGTTGGTATTATGACTTATGCGCAAGCATACTGGTTACAATGGATGATTCCTTAA
- a CDS encoding FadR/GntR family transcriptional regulator, giving the protein MFKPVKTKKIYEEVIEQVKQLIVDGKLQPGDKLLSERELSERLSVSRASIREAFSALEIMGIITIRPGEGSFVRQVSFEGMLEPLSFLLHVDIDDVMKLLEVRKILEVEIAALAAERATEEDIEDIRQALNRMVEEVNAGEIGDSADAEFHFAILKAAHNPILIKLMSAVSDLMSSTFHFSRQRLFMTENMPKILYDSHCAIFQAIVQKKGKLASNRMAKHLLMIEKAMVQFKSGGVTSLSTMEEFSRDYNLKTDFGFPS; this is encoded by the coding sequence ATGTTTAAGCCAGTTAAAACGAAAAAAATCTATGAGGAAGTCATTGAACAAGTGAAACAATTGATTGTCGATGGGAAATTACAGCCCGGCGATAAACTGTTATCCGAACGTGAATTGTCAGAGCGACTTAGTGTTAGTAGGGCTTCAATCCGTGAGGCATTTAGTGCATTGGAGATAATGGGGATTATAACCATCCGTCCGGGTGAAGGAAGTTTTGTCCGCCAAGTATCCTTTGAAGGTATGTTAGAACCACTATCGTTTTTATTGCATGTAGATATTGATGATGTTATGAAACTCTTAGAAGTTCGAAAAATTTTAGAGGTTGAAATTGCTGCCTTAGCAGCAGAACGAGCGACAGAGGAAGATATAGAGGATATACGCCAAGCCTTAAATCGAATGGTAGAAGAAGTAAATGCAGGAGAAATTGGTGATTCGGCGGATGCTGAGTTTCATTTTGCAATACTAAAAGCAGCTCATAATCCCATTTTAATCAAATTAATGAGCGCCGTATCTGACTTAATGAGCAGTACTTTTCATTTCTCAAGACAAAGACTGTTTATGACGGAAAATATGCCGAAAATTTTATATGATTCTCATTGTGCTATATTTCAAGCGATTGTTCAGAAGAAAGGCAAATTAGCGAGTAACCGAATGGCCAAACATTTGCTAATGATAGAGAAGGCAATGGTTCAATTTAAAAGTGGAGGAGTAACTTCCCTAAGTACAATGGAAGAATTCTCTCGAGATTACAATTTAAAAACAGACTTTGGCTTTCCATCTTGA